From one Comamonas piscis genomic stretch:
- the mreD gene encoding rod shape-determining protein MreD codes for MIMPRGQPLLLPVPPGFIALTLVLALMINMLPLGRALWLPDVLLLVLVYWGVHEPGKIGMGWAFVLGLCMDVHQSSLLGLHALVYSAVLYGVALLRQRITWLSVMAQAVQVMPLFLASDVVLMLLRLLLRGSFPGWGFLTPGLWCVLLWPLVSGLLQLPQRQPPDDDENRPL; via the coding sequence ATGATCATGCCGCGTGGGCAGCCCTTGCTGCTACCCGTCCCCCCGGGCTTTATTGCGCTGACCCTGGTGCTGGCGCTGATGATCAACATGCTGCCGCTGGGCCGCGCACTGTGGCTGCCCGATGTGTTGCTGCTGGTGCTCGTGTACTGGGGCGTGCATGAGCCCGGCAAGATCGGCATGGGCTGGGCCTTTGTACTGGGCCTGTGCATGGATGTGCACCAGTCGTCCTTGCTGGGCCTGCATGCGCTGGTGTATTCGGCCGTGCTGTATGGCGTGGCGCTGCTGCGCCAGCGCATCACCTGGTTGAGCGTAATGGCCCAGGCCGTGCAGGTGATGCCGCTTTTCCTGGCATCCGACGTGGTGCTGATGCTGCTGCGCCTGTTGCTGCGTGGCAGTTTTCCGGGTTGGGGCTTTCTCACGCCCGGCCTGTGGTGCGTGCTGCTCTGGCCGCTGGTGAGCGGGCTGCTGCAGTTGCCCCAGCGCCAACCGCCCGACGATGACGAAAACCGCCCGCTCTAA
- the gatC gene encoding Asp-tRNA(Asn)/Glu-tRNA(Gln) amidotransferase subunit GatC, whose translation MALTKDDIARIANLARLELSDAESERMLSQMNNFFGIVEKMQAVDTSGVTPLSHPVAAIQEITLRLRDDIISEPDNREANQRSAPAVEKGYFLVPKVIE comes from the coding sequence ATGGCCCTGACAAAAGATGACATTGCCCGCATCGCCAACCTGGCGCGGCTCGAATTATCCGATGCGGAGAGTGAGCGCATGCTCTCTCAGATGAATAACTTTTTCGGCATTGTGGAGAAAATGCAGGCTGTGGATACCTCGGGTGTCACGCCCCTGTCACACCCCGTGGCCGCGATCCAGGAAATCACCCTCCGTCTGCGTGATGACATCATCAGCGAACCGGATAACCGGGAGGCCAACCAGCGCAGCGCTCCTGCCGTGGAAAAAGGCTATTTCCTGGTGCCCAAGGTGATTGAGTAA
- the mreC gene encoding rod shape-determining protein MreC, with amino-acid sequence MPRNVFSGGMPTFRPQGPSANVRLALCVALAVFLMVADVRFKLTEPLRKAVATVLFPMQWVMLQPVLLAQGGAKYFEDLHTAQAAAVTAEKSAIALTHRANLVETLDHENERLRQLLNLVPRLKTEGRAAQVVYETADAFNRRVVIDKGEVAGIARGSPVMDELGVLGQVTRVFPMSAEVTLLTDREQAIPVLNPRTGARAVAYGDPTNAYGGGMELRFMPSNADIQEGDLLTTSGVDGVYAPGLPVARIIKIERRADSPFARVYCEPLAQMFGTQFVMVINPLPEDALPPRPPQETKTQEGPASTPRKGKRG; translated from the coding sequence ATGCCACGCAACGTCTTCTCCGGCGGGATGCCGACCTTCCGACCCCAAGGGCCCAGCGCCAATGTGCGCCTGGCCTTGTGCGTGGCGCTGGCCGTTTTCCTGATGGTGGCGGATGTGCGCTTCAAGCTCACTGAGCCGCTGCGCAAGGCCGTTGCCACCGTGCTCTTCCCGATGCAGTGGGTGATGCTCCAACCGGTGCTGCTGGCCCAGGGCGGCGCCAAGTATTTTGAAGACCTGCACACGGCGCAGGCGGCAGCCGTCACGGCCGAAAAAAGCGCGATTGCGCTGACGCACCGTGCCAACCTGGTCGAGACCTTGGACCATGAGAACGAGCGCCTGCGCCAGCTGCTCAACCTGGTGCCCCGCCTCAAGACCGAAGGCCGCGCCGCCCAGGTGGTGTACGAGACGGCAGACGCCTTCAACCGCCGTGTCGTGATCGACAAGGGCGAGGTCGCCGGCATAGCGCGCGGCTCGCCGGTGATGGACGAGCTGGGCGTGCTGGGCCAGGTGACCCGGGTGTTTCCGATGTCGGCCGAGGTGACCTTGCTGACCGACCGCGAGCAGGCCATCCCCGTGCTCAACCCCCGTACCGGTGCCCGTGCCGTGGCCTATGGCGACCCGACCAATGCCTACGGTGGTGGCATGGAGCTGCGCTTCATGCCCAGCAATGCCGATATCCAGGAAGGCGACCTGCTGACCACCAGCGGTGTCGACGGCGTCTATGCGCCCGGCCTGCCAGTGGCGCGCATCATCAAGATCGAGCGCCGGGCAGATTCTCCGTTCGCGCGCGTCTACTGCGAGCCGCTGGCGCAGATGTTTGGTACGCAGTTTGTGATGGTGATCAACCCACTGCCCGAGGACGCCTTGCCGCCGCGCCCGCCGCAGGAGACCAAGACCCAGGAAGGCCCGGCCTCCACCCCCCGCAAGGGCAAGCGCGGATGA
- a CDS encoding rod shape-determining protein, translating into MFGAFRRYFSTDLAIDLGTANTLIFARDKGIVLDEPSVVAIRHEGGTHGRKVIQAVGREAKAMLGKVPGNIEAIRPMKDGVIADFLITEQMIKQFIKMVHPRTLLSPSPRIIICVPCGSTQVERRAIKDAAIKAGATQVELIEEPMAAGIGAGLPVSEASGSMVVDIGGGTTEVGVISLGGMVYKGSVRVGGDKFDESIINYIRRNYGMMIGEPTAELIKKSIGSAFPGSEVKEIEVKGRNLSEGVPRSFTISSNEVLEALTEPLNQIVSAVKNALEQTPPELGADIADRGMMLTGGGALLRDLDRLLAEETGLPVLVAEEPLTCVVRGCGIALDTLDRKGVTIFTSE; encoded by the coding sequence ATGTTCGGAGCGTTCCGTCGCTACTTTTCCACCGACCTGGCCATCGACCTGGGCACGGCCAACACCTTGATTTTTGCGCGCGATAAAGGGATTGTGCTTGATGAGCCGTCCGTCGTTGCGATTCGCCACGAAGGCGGCACCCATGGCCGCAAGGTCATCCAGGCCGTTGGCCGCGAAGCCAAGGCCATGCTGGGCAAGGTGCCTGGCAATATCGAAGCCATTCGCCCGATGAAGGACGGCGTGATTGCCGACTTCCTGATCACCGAGCAGATGATCAAGCAGTTCATCAAGATGGTGCACCCCCGCACCTTGCTCTCGCCCAGCCCCCGCATCATCATCTGCGTTCCCTGCGGTTCGACCCAGGTTGAGCGCCGTGCGATCAAGGATGCCGCGATCAAGGCCGGCGCCACCCAGGTGGAGCTGATTGAAGAGCCCATGGCGGCGGGCATCGGCGCTGGTCTGCCCGTGTCGGAGGCTTCCGGCTCGATGGTCGTTGACATCGGCGGTGGTACCACCGAAGTGGGCGTGATCTCGCTGGGCGGCATGGTCTACAAGGGCAGTGTCCGCGTGGGCGGTGACAAGTTTGACGAATCCATCATCAACTACATCCGCCGCAACTACGGCATGATGATCGGCGAGCCCACGGCCGAGCTGATCAAGAAGAGCATTGGCTCTGCGTTCCCGGGCTCCGAAGTCAAGGAAATCGAAGTCAAGGGCCGCAATCTGTCGGAAGGCGTGCCGCGCAGCTTCACCATCAGCTCCAACGAGGTGCTGGAAGCGCTGACCGAGCCGCTGAACCAGATCGTGTCTGCCGTGAAGAACGCGCTGGAACAAACCCCCCCCGAACTGGGTGCCGACATTGCCGACCGCGGCATGATGCTGACCGGCGGCGGCGCCTTGCTGCGCGACCTGGACCGCCTGCTGGCCGAAGAAACCGGCCTGCCCGTGCTTGTTGCAGAGGAACCACTGACCTGCGTGGTGCGCGGCTGCGGTATCGCGCTGGACACGCTGGATCGCAAGGGCGTGACCATTTTCACCAGCGAATAA
- the mrdA gene encoding penicillin-binding protein 2: MTEIQNSDRAFSRFRLRVVVIGLVVVLCFGILLSRLYVLQVDRHDDLLAQAESNRTAVVPIVPNRGQIYDRNGVLLATNYSAYTLEITPYKMDDVEETIDALSALIEITPRDRRRFKRLREDSRNFDSLPIRSRLSDQEVAKFAAQRYRFPGVDVKARLFRSYPLGEAGAHLIGYIGRINQREKERIDDSDEAANYRGTEYIGKTGVEASYEKELHGHTGVERMETSAGGHAVRKLDSSPATPGESVVLSVDIKLQKMVEDLYGDRRGVAVAIDPRSGELLAMVSKPTYDPNIFVEGIDQESWKALNESIDRPLLNRAMRGTYPTGSTYKPFMGLAGLETGKRTPSTIIQDGGSWTFGGHTFRSGHALGPVDLNRAIQHSSNVYFYTLANEMGVDAIHDFMKPLGFGQITGIDLPGEVRGVLPSTAWKRDTYKRPEQKRWYAGETISLGIGQGYNNFTILQLTHALATILDNGNSRVPHVGRTLIDPVTGERRPIEQPPPVNLGYKQSHIDAVKRGMVSVVTGGTGRGSFGTARYTAGGKTGTAQAISIGQKEKYNAARLAERQRDHALYIAFAPAEDPKIAVGVIVENAGFGAGSAAPIARRIMDYWLLGEYPSEADMAAMQRGDGRAPIGTPRRVEDIQLKPETEQPQ, encoded by the coding sequence ATGACCGAGATCCAGAATTCAGACCGCGCCTTCAGCCGCTTTCGGCTGCGGGTGGTGGTCATCGGCCTGGTGGTGGTGCTGTGCTTTGGCATTCTGCTCTCGCGCCTGTATGTGCTGCAGGTGGATCGCCATGATGACCTGCTGGCGCAGGCCGAGAGCAACCGCACGGCGGTGGTGCCCATCGTGCCCAACCGGGGTCAGATCTACGACCGCAACGGTGTTTTGCTGGCCACCAACTACTCAGCCTATACGTTGGAGATCACGCCTTACAAGATGGACGATGTGGAAGAGACCATCGATGCGCTGTCCGCGCTGATCGAGATCACGCCACGTGATCGCCGCCGCTTCAAGCGCCTGCGCGAGGATTCGCGCAACTTCGATTCCTTGCCGATCCGCTCTCGCCTGAGCGACCAGGAAGTGGCCAAGTTTGCCGCTCAGCGCTACCGTTTCCCCGGCGTGGATGTGAAGGCGCGCCTGTTTCGCTCCTATCCCTTGGGGGAGGCCGGTGCCCACCTGATCGGCTATATCGGCCGCATCAACCAGCGCGAGAAGGAACGCATCGACGACTCCGACGAAGCTGCCAACTACCGGGGCACCGAGTACATCGGCAAGACCGGCGTGGAAGCCAGCTACGAGAAGGAGCTGCATGGCCACACTGGCGTGGAACGCATGGAGACCTCGGCCGGCGGCCATGCGGTGCGCAAGCTCGACAGCTCCCCGGCCACGCCGGGCGAGAGCGTGGTGCTGTCGGTGGACATCAAGCTGCAGAAGATGGTTGAAGACCTGTACGGCGACCGGCGCGGCGTGGCCGTGGCGATTGACCCGCGCAGCGGTGAGCTGCTGGCGATGGTCAGCAAGCCCACCTACGATCCGAATATCTTTGTCGAAGGCATTGACCAGGAAAGCTGGAAGGCGCTGAACGAATCTATTGACCGCCCTCTGCTCAACCGGGCCATGCGCGGCACCTACCCGACCGGCTCCACCTACAAGCCCTTCATGGGGCTGGCAGGGCTGGAGACGGGCAAGCGCACGCCGTCGACCATCATCCAGGATGGCGGCAGCTGGACCTTTGGCGGCCACACCTTCCGCTCCGGCCACGCGTTGGGGCCCGTCGATCTGAACCGCGCCATCCAGCATTCGAGCAATGTGTATTTCTACACTCTGGCCAATGAAATGGGCGTGGATGCGATCCATGACTTCATGAAGCCCCTGGGCTTTGGCCAGATCACCGGCATTGACCTGCCTGGCGAAGTGCGTGGCGTGCTGCCCAGCACCGCCTGGAAGCGCGATACCTACAAGCGCCCCGAGCAAAAGCGCTGGTATGCCGGCGAGACCATCTCACTGGGCATTGGCCAGGGCTACAACAACTTCACCATCCTGCAGCTGACCCATGCGCTGGCGACCATCTTGGACAACGGCAACAGCCGGGTGCCGCATGTGGGCCGCACCTTGATCGACCCGGTGACCGGCGAGCGCCGCCCCATTGAGCAGCCGCCCCCCGTGAACCTGGGCTACAAGCAAAGCCATATCGATGCCGTCAAGCGCGGCATGGTGTCGGTGGTGACGGGCGGTACCGGGCGCGGCTCCTTTGGCACGGCCCGCTACACAGCCGGTGGCAAGACGGGTACCGCCCAGGCCATCAGCATTGGCCAAAAGGAGAAATACAACGCCGCCCGCCTGGCCGAGCGCCAGCGCGACCATGCCTTGTATATCGCCTTTGCACCGGCCGAGGACCCGAAGATCGCCGTTGGTGTCATCGTTGAAAACGCCGGTTTTGGCGCCGGCTCGGCCGCGCCGATTGCCCGCCGCATCATGGACTACTGGTTGCTCGGCGAGTACCCGAGCGAGGCCGACATGGCCGCCATGCAGCGCGGTGATGGCCGTGCGCCCATCGGCACGCCACGGCGCGTGGAAGATATCCAGCTCAAGCCGGAGACCGAGCAGCCGCAGTAA